From the genome of Borrelia coriaceae, one region includes:
- a CDS encoding variable large family protein, translated as MRIKSICATLFISLFLSCNNGIEELEKRNTFLSSLANLGNDFLNIFTSFGEMTGTVLGFNKDTKKSDVGKYFKKVQDTVQGTKDKLKEIVANMEKENNPNADAVKKEVEKLVSEKLDTIIKGAKTVSDAIGTTGEDLLGNVAKAAASKAGGVPGTKVGELVEGIKGIVDVVLQGKGNSEAGDTKKAQESSSRSTGTDARKLFDGTASNIDSNAKDAANDASKAVAAVTGADILQAMVKDKGDAAKLAINNATVSGTSPIADSDARDVAIAGGIALRAMANGGKFANGQTNDIAALVQGIAVSAVAKVLNTLTIAIRNTIDTGLKTVKEAMKINPEATPVTTEAAGTVTK; from the coding sequence ATTAGAATAAAAAGTATTTGTGCAACATTATTTATTTCTCTATTCCTTTCTTGTAATAATGGAATAGAAGAACTTGAAAAGAGAAATACTTTCTTATCCTCACTTGCTAATTTAGGTAATGACTTCTTAAATATCTTCACTTCTTTTGGAGAGATGACAGGTACTGTTTTAGGGTTTAATAAGGATACTAAAAAATCTGATGTTGGGAAGTATTTTAAAAAAGTACAAGACACTGTACAAGGAACTAAAGATAAGCTTAAGGAAATTGTTGCTAATATGGAAAAAGAAAATAATCCTAATGCTGATGCTGTTAAAAAAGAAGTAGAAAAATTGGTTAGTGAAAAACTTGATACAATAATTAAAGGAGCTAAGACTGTTAGTGATGCTATTGGTACTACAGGTGAAGACCTACTTGGTAATGTTGCTAAGGCTGCTGCTTCCAAGGCTGGTGGAGTTCCTGGTACTAAAGTAGGTGAACTGGTAGAGGGAATTAAAGGCATTGTAGATGTAGTGCTTCAAGGTAAAGGAAACTCTGAGGCTGGTGATACTAAGAAAGCTCAAGAGAGCTCTAGTAGGAGTACTGGTACAGATGCAAGGAAATTGTTTGATGGAACTGCTTCTAATATTGATAGTAATGCAAAAGATGCTGCTAACGATGCATCAAAAGCTGTTGCAGCAGTAACCGGTGCTGATATATTGCAAGCTATGGTTAAAGATAAGGGGGATGCTGCTAAGTTAGCTATTAACAATGCAACAGTTTCAGGTACTAGTCCTATTGCTGATAGTGATGCCAGAGATGTTGCCATAGCGGGAGGTATAGCGTTAAGAGCTATGGCTAACGGTGGTAAATTTGCTAATGGGCAAACTAATGATATTGCTGCTTTAGTTCAAGGTATAGCAGTTAGTGCAGTTGCTAAAGTATTAAATACACTTACAATAGCAATAAGAAATACGATTGATACGGGACTTAAAACAGTTAAAGAAGCTATGAAAATTAACCCTGAAGCTACTCCTGTAACTACTGAAGCTGCTGGCACTGTTACTAAATAA
- a CDS encoding variable large family protein has protein sequence MKINIKNINIKSICATLFISLFLSCNNSGEELEKLQKDKQFYSSIAKLGNDFLDIFTSFGEMSNSVLGFNTETKKSDVKDYFKNIEKSLTITRTTLDEIVANMEKENNRNASGTKAAVITLNDKLDNIIKGAKAVSDAIADASDPIGNVADASSPAGVEGKIESLIKGIKDIVDVVLKNEGNAEAGDDKKAENLTKRTGGTTAGEAGKLFDNSTHAGDAANSKKAAADAVKAVGAVTGADILKAMIKSSGDNKKDGIIAGTITLRAMAKDGKFAGPNSKTDEAADAIKGAAISAVTKALSTLTIAIRKTIDEGLKEVKKAMKINPDDTPVISDNNISETKK, from the coding sequence ATGAAAATAAATATTAAAAATATAAATATAAAAAGTATTTGTGCAACATTATTTATCTCTTTATTCCTTTCTTGTAATAATTCAGGGGAGGAATTAGAAAAACTTCAGAAGGATAAGCAGTTCTACTCTTCAATTGCTAAGTTAGGTAATGACTTCTTAGATATTTTTACTTCTTTTGGTGAGATGTCTAATAGTGTTTTAGGGTTTAATACTGAAACTAAAAAGTCTGATGTTAAAGATTACTTTAAGAATATAGAAAAGAGCTTAACAATAACTAGGACAACGCTTGATGAAATTGTTGCTAATATGGAAAAAGAAAACAATCGTAACGCTTCTGGAACAAAGGCTGCTGTAATAACTTTAAATGACAAATTAGATAATATAATTAAAGGAGCTAAGGCTGTTAGTGATGCTATTGCTGATGCTAGTGACCCAATTGGTAATGTTGCTGATGCTAGTTCTCCTGCAGGTGTTGAGGGTAAAATTGAGAGCTTAATAAAAGGAATTAAAGATATAGTAGATGTAGTTCTTAAAAATGAGGGTAATGCTGAAGCTGGGGATGATAAAAAGGCTGAAAACCTTACTAAAAGAACCGGTGGTACTACTGCTGGTGAAGCGGGAAAGTTGTTTGATAATAGTACTCATGCTGGAGATGCTGCTAATTCAAAAAAAGCGGCAGCTGATGCGGTTAAAGCTGTGGGAGCAGTAACTGGTGCTGACATCTTGAAAGCTATGATTAAATCCAGTGGAGATAATAAAAAAGATGGAATTATTGCAGGTACTATAACATTAAGAGCAATGGCAAAAGATGGCAAATTTGCTGGTCCTAATTCCAAGACTGATGAGGCTGCTGATGCGATTAAAGGCGCAGCAATAAGTGCAGTTACTAAAGCATTAAGTACATTGACTATTGCAATAAGAAAGACAATTGATGAAGGACTTAAGGAAGTTAAAAAAGCAATGAAGATTAATCCTGATGATACTCCTGTAATTTCTGATAATAATATTTCTGAAACTAAAAAGTAA
- a CDS encoding variable large family protein, with product MTKNIKNINIKSICATLFISLFLSCNNSGESAEAEQRLNTVLMDVGRSAEDAFYSFIDLISDTLGLRVTAGTTKNKIGEYFSGLGEKLGKAADQLEEVAVKAVADVDTDGLLNKAIKEAVDTAKGVLDTLKGHLESLKDIGDANQKVGETENTSSSAKEGKAADDAALKKVYKALKGIVDIAITDGSIKALESGSITLQATNSKDGAKILATDQSHKPGAAVGDKAAVILSKVSGAEMLASIVNSKEEDPQLTKNATGETTAMSFARGNKGGDYLAQDDAKAAAVAGGIALRSLVKTSTLAANNSGDDKTVQASGVTAVNKLLGAVEDIIKKAVKNILKAVKEKIDQARTSKISVSELGQQ from the coding sequence ATGACTAAAAATATTAAAAATATAAATATAAAAAGTATTTGTGCAACATTATTTATCTCTCTATTTCTTTCTTGTAATAATTCAGGAGAGAGTGCAGAAGCTGAACAAAGATTAAATACAGTACTAATGGATGTAGGTAGGAGCGCTGAAGATGCTTTTTATTCTTTTATTGATCTTATATCAGATACATTAGGATTAAGAGTAACCGCAGGGACAACTAAAAATAAAATAGGAGAATATTTTAGCGGGTTAGGTGAGAAACTTGGAAAAGCAGCAGATCAATTAGAAGAAGTAGCAGTAAAAGCAGTAGCAGATGTTGATACAGATGGTCTGTTAAATAAGGCAATTAAAGAAGCAGTTGATACAGCTAAGGGGGTTTTAGATACATTAAAAGGACATCTAGAGTCTTTAAAGGATATAGGTGATGCTAATCAAAAAGTAGGTGAGACAGAAAATACTAGTAGTAGCGCTAAGGAAGGAAAAGCAGCAGATGATGCTGCATTAAAGAAGGTATATAAAGCGTTAAAAGGGATAGTGGATATTGCTATAACAGATGGAAGTATTAAAGCATTAGAATCAGGATCTATAACATTACAAGCAACTAATAGTAAGGATGGAGCTAAGATATTAGCTACAGATCAGTCTCACAAACCAGGAGCAGCAGTGGGAGATAAAGCAGCAGTAATACTGTCAAAAGTAAGTGGGGCGGAAATGCTAGCATCGATAGTTAATTCAAAAGAAGAGGATCCACAATTAACAAAAAATGCAACTGGAGAGACAACTGCTATGAGTTTTGCAAGAGGGAATAAAGGTGGAGATTACTTAGCACAAGATGATGCTAAAGCAGCTGCAGTAGCAGGAGGAATAGCATTACGTTCATTAGTTAAGACAAGCACATTAGCTGCAAATAATAGTGGTGATGATAAAACAGTACAAGCATCAGGAGTAACAGCGGTAAATAAGTTATTGGGAGCGGTAGAAGATATAATTAAAAAGGCAGTAAAAAATATTCTTAAAGCAGTAAAAGAAAAAATAGATCAGGCAAGAACTTCAAAAATATCGGTTTCAGAGTTAGGTCAGCAATAA